In Halodesulfovibrio sp. MK-HDV, a single window of DNA contains:
- a CDS encoding Na+/H+ antiporter NhaC family protein produces MSLLDKTHTTEAQQGNGIALLPLLIFLVLFIGTGSVLMMSGVSMAFYQLSATVAVIPGIMVALWMGRESFEEKITIFLKGAGDINIMTMCVIYLLAGGFAAVAKAVGGVDATVNMGLSLVPASLVLPGLFIIAAFVATAMGTSMGTIAAIGPIAAGVAGHSDMSIALLMGAVVGGAMFGDNLSMISDTTIAATRTQGCNMRDKFRMNLLIALPAAIVTIILYATTGSTGAVANAGDWQFIKVLPYLAILGLAVAGVNVFIVLTTGIVFAGAVGLATLPDYALLTFGQDIYSGFVGMHEILVLSILVGGLGELIRHNGGLTWLVRKIGDIAKRFSKTGESKKAGEFSIAALAALADGCIANNTVAIILSGGMAKEIAKRSGISAKRSASLLDIFSCVVQGLVPYAAQVLLAGSLAKVSPVDIAVSNWYCLILAFTGAAAIFLGKPSER; encoded by the coding sequence ATGAGTTTGTTAGACAAGACGCACACAACAGAGGCTCAGCAGGGCAATGGTATTGCTTTGCTCCCCCTTCTTATCTTTCTGGTGCTTTTTATCGGCACAGGCTCTGTTCTGATGATGTCTGGTGTATCTATGGCGTTCTACCAGCTTTCAGCAACAGTGGCCGTGATTCCGGGAATCATGGTTGCATTGTGGATGGGAAGAGAATCTTTTGAAGAAAAAATTACTATCTTCCTTAAAGGCGCTGGCGACATAAACATCATGACCATGTGTGTCATCTACCTGCTTGCCGGTGGTTTTGCTGCTGTAGCAAAAGCGGTTGGTGGTGTTGATGCTACTGTAAACATGGGGCTCTCTTTAGTTCCTGCTTCACTCGTTTTGCCTGGTTTGTTTATTATCGCTGCATTTGTTGCGACAGCAATGGGTACCTCAATGGGTACTATCGCAGCAATCGGACCGATTGCCGCTGGCGTTGCTGGCCATTCCGATATGTCTATTGCACTGCTTATGGGTGCGGTTGTCGGGGGTGCAATGTTCGGTGATAACTTGTCTATGATCTCTGATACCACCATCGCAGCTACTCGTACGCAGGGTTGTAACATGCGTGATAAATTCCGCATGAACTTGCTGATTGCGCTACCTGCCGCGATTGTGACGATTATTCTTTATGCAACCACTGGTTCAACAGGCGCTGTTGCGAATGCAGGTGATTGGCAGTTCATTAAGGTGTTGCCATACCTTGCAATTCTTGGATTAGCTGTAGCTGGCGTTAACGTGTTTATCGTACTGACCACCGGTATTGTTTTCGCTGGTGCTGTGGGTCTTGCAACTCTGCCAGATTACGCACTGCTTACATTTGGCCAGGACATTTACAGCGGTTTTGTTGGCATGCACGAGATTCTCGTTCTTTCCATCCTCGTGGGCGGACTTGGTGAACTTATTCGTCATAACGGCGGCCTGACATGGCTTGTTCGTAAAATTGGCGACATCGCTAAACGCTTCAGCAAAACTGGTGAAAGCAAAAAAGCTGGTGAATTCAGCATCGCGGCTCTGGCTGCCTTGGCTGATGGCTGTATCGCTAACAACACTGTTGCGATTATTCTTTCCGGCGGCATGGCAAAAGAAATTGCAAAGCGCAGCGGAATTTCTGCAAAGCGTAGCGCAAGTCTGCTCGATATTTTCTCCTGTGTAGTACAGGGCTTGGTTCCTTACGCAGCACAGGTTCTGCTTGCCGGTTCCCTTGCAAAGGTATCCCCTGTGGATATCGCAGTGAGCAACTGGTACTGCCTGATCCTCGCATTTACCGGTGCAGCAGCTATCTTCTTAGGCAAACCGTCTGAACGATAG
- a CDS encoding sodium:alanine symporter family protein codes for MQNITELLNTIDSLVWGPPLLILLVGTGLFLTIRLGALQVVHLPKALKLVFSPASRKASTKAGDVTPFAALCTALSATIGTGNIVGVATAITAGGPGALFWMWVAAFFGMATKYAEALLAIKYRVVDENGQMAGGPMYYLERGLNNKLLARMFALFGIGVAFFGIGTFAQVNAIADAARLTFDSPIWLTATLLTVLVAVVTLGGIRSIAAVASRIVPFMAVLYIITSISVILLNLSEIPAVISLIIDSAFNPSAAFGGATGITVLMVMRNGVARGVFSNESGLGSAPIAAAAAQTDSCVRQGLIAMTGTFFDTIIVCTMTGIVLVLTGAWNTPGLAGAAMTNSAFAMGLGSDIGKYAVTIGLMFFAFTTIIGWNYYGERCTAYLFGVKAIMPYRFIYIALIACGAFLKLDLIWILADIVNGLMAIPNLIGLLGLSGVVVNETREFFAKENAKKASAGAVLTEM; via the coding sequence ATGCAAAATATTACAGAACTTCTCAACACAATTGATTCCCTCGTATGGGGACCACCGCTGCTTATCCTACTCGTAGGAACCGGCCTGTTCCTCACCATTCGTCTTGGCGCATTACAGGTTGTACACCTGCCAAAAGCGTTAAAACTCGTTTTTTCCCCTGCTTCACGTAAAGCTTCCACTAAAGCTGGTGACGTTACTCCTTTTGCTGCTCTGTGTACGGCTTTGTCCGCTACCATCGGTACAGGTAACATTGTCGGCGTAGCAACTGCGATCACCGCTGGTGGCCCGGGTGCACTTTTCTGGATGTGGGTTGCTGCATTTTTCGGAATGGCTACCAAGTATGCTGAAGCACTGCTCGCTATCAAATACCGTGTAGTTGATGAAAACGGTCAGATGGCCGGTGGCCCGATGTACTACCTTGAGCGCGGCTTAAACAACAAGCTGCTCGCACGTATGTTTGCGCTCTTCGGTATCGGTGTTGCCTTCTTCGGTATTGGTACATTCGCACAGGTTAACGCTATTGCAGATGCTGCAAGGCTTACCTTCGATTCCCCGATCTGGCTCACTGCCACACTTCTTACAGTTCTCGTTGCTGTTGTTACCCTCGGTGGTATTCGTTCCATCGCTGCTGTAGCCAGTCGCATTGTTCCATTCATGGCAGTTCTCTACATCATTACTTCCATCTCAGTTATCTTACTGAACCTGTCTGAGATTCCGGCTGTAATCAGCCTCATCATCGACAGTGCGTTTAATCCATCCGCAGCATTCGGCGGTGCAACGGGTATTACCGTACTTATGGTAATGCGTAACGGTGTTGCCCGAGGCGTGTTCTCCAACGAATCCGGTCTTGGTTCCGCACCTATCGCAGCAGCCGCAGCACAGACTGATTCCTGCGTACGTCAGGGTCTTATCGCCATGACAGGTACTTTCTTCGATACCATTATCGTTTGTACCATGACAGGTATCGTGCTCGTTCTCACAGGCGCATGGAACACACCGGGTCTTGCAGGCGCAGCCATGACAAACTCCGCATTTGCAATGGGTCTTGGAAGTGACATCGGTAAGTACGCTGTTACTATCGGTCTCATGTTCTTTGCGTTCACAACAATCATCGGCTGGAACTACTACGGCGAACGCTGCACAGCGTATCTCTTCGGTGTTAAAGCCATCATGCCGTACCGTTTTATCTACATTGCTCTCATCGCTTGCGGTGCATTCCTCAAGCTTGATCTCATCTGGATTCTTGCAGACATCGTGAACGGCCTCATGGCTATCCCGAACCTTATCGGTCTGCTCGGTCTTTCCGGTGTAGTAGTGAACGAAACTCGTGAGTTTTTCGCAAAAGAAAATGCTAAGAAGGCATCAGCAGGCGCTGTTCTTACTGAAATGTAA
- a CDS encoding M23 family metallopeptidase, with the protein MSIQCIRVIVVACCLTYSVTAYGVTFIPPVAPPDSGYCFIQNYVDVDPEHGGQDCYTHARSYEKHKGTDFRVSYDAMLAGVDVLVAANGTVLRTRDGMDDAFFQDGMVDVEGRECGNGVIIDHGDGWQTQYCHLKKDSVQVVQGESVKAGSVLGQVGLSGKTAFSHVHFQVICRGEIVCPFSGARLESVETENATGLQKIESGTSLWQNESNEVLQYVPSQLLKVNYSTSPPRSAREILQRPNYIETVKAGRNPFVFSVVTAMLRKGDLLILRLKTEAGTLLAEKVVSISSYTAQRVDCIGRKNSAMYAHMELEGIVELRRGNVQVFEHKSRVSVQ; encoded by the coding sequence ATGAGTATACAATGTATTCGAGTGATCGTTGTTGCATGCTGCTTAACCTATAGCGTTACAGCATACGGTGTTACTTTTATCCCACCGGTTGCTCCACCAGATAGCGGTTACTGTTTTATTCAAAATTATGTCGATGTTGATCCTGAACACGGTGGTCAGGATTGTTATACCCATGCCCGAAGTTATGAGAAGCATAAGGGAACAGATTTTCGTGTGTCTTACGACGCAATGCTCGCAGGGGTCGATGTTCTCGTAGCCGCCAATGGTACGGTGCTTCGGACTCGCGACGGCATGGATGATGCCTTCTTTCAGGATGGAATGGTTGATGTTGAAGGCCGTGAATGCGGAAATGGCGTGATTATTGATCATGGAGATGGATGGCAGACCCAATATTGTCATTTGAAGAAGGACTCTGTTCAGGTTGTTCAGGGAGAATCGGTAAAGGCGGGCAGTGTGCTTGGTCAGGTCGGCCTTTCTGGAAAAACAGCGTTCTCGCATGTGCATTTTCAGGTAATCTGCCGTGGTGAGATCGTTTGCCCGTTTTCTGGTGCACGGTTGGAGTCAGTGGAAACAGAGAATGCGACAGGATTGCAGAAGATAGAATCCGGCACTTCCTTATGGCAAAACGAATCAAACGAAGTATTGCAATATGTCCCGTCTCAATTGTTGAAGGTTAATTATTCAACGTCGCCTCCACGTTCTGCGCGGGAGATTCTTCAACGTCCTAATTACATTGAAACGGTAAAGGCAGGACGTAACCCCTTTGTTTTTTCTGTGGTTACAGCGATGCTTCGGAAGGGCGATTTGCTGATTCTTAGATTGAAAACTGAAGCAGGAACGTTGCTTGCGGAGAAAGTTGTAAGTATTTCTTCGTACACTGCACAGCGGGTCGATTGTATTGGACGCAAGAATTCTGCAATGTATGCACATATGGAATTAGAAGGCATTGTAGAATTACGGCGGGGGAATGTGCAGGTTTTTGAGCACAAATCTCGCGTTTCGGTGCAATAG